Proteins encoded by one window of Vanacampus margaritifer isolate UIUO_Vmar chromosome 17, RoL_Vmar_1.0, whole genome shotgun sequence:
- the LOC144037828 gene encoding fer3-like protein, with product MEMQSRLPDSTLIHFDVNLMDFPPQEPDDSPSSDTSWSPEHTLRMDDHLLMDSGGRGAGGGPGRSKRSRIITVVQRQAANVRERKRMFSLNEAFDTLRKKVPTFAYEKRLSRIETLRLAIVYIAFMKDLLENT from the coding sequence ATGGAGATGCAGAGTCGACTACCGGACTCCACCTTGATCCACTTTGACGTCAACCTGATGGATTTTCCGCCCCAGGAGCCGGACGACAGCCCATCCAGCGACACGTCCTGGAGCCCGGAGCACACCTTGCGCATGGACGATCATCTCCTGATGGACTCGGGAGGACGAGGAGCAGGCGGAGGGCCCGGCAGGTCCAAGCGGAGTCGGATCATCACGGTGGTCCAGCGTCAGGCGGCAAATGTTCGGGAGCGCAAGCGGATGTTTAGTCTGAACGAGGCCTTCGACACGCTGAGGAAGAAAGTGCCAACGTTCGCTTACGAGAAGAGACTGTCGCGCATCGAGACGCTGCGGCTGGCTATCGTCTACATCGCCTTCATGAAGGATCTTTTGGAGAACACTTGA